The nucleotide window AGGGTTTTCAAACCACGCATCCCAACGACCTTTCAGCGCTTTCGCGCCATCTTCCATCAGCGTCTGACGTGGCTGTGAGGCCTCCACGCAGTTCAGTGCGCGTTCTGCCGCCTGAGCGGTCATTTGCACTACGTAATCCAGGCGGTCGCGGGCATCAGGAATTGCTTCCGCCGCGTCAGCAATAGCTTGATCCAGTCCCAATTCACGCAGGCTGTCGCGCAGCATCCGCGTCAGCGAGCCAATTCGGGAGATTATGTCGTTGGCGGAAGCCGCATCAACATTTGGTGTCGGAAGTGTGCTCATCTCGGCTCCTTACATACCCAGCTTTTCGAAGATCTTGCCTAACTTCTCTTCAAGGGTCGCTGCAGTAAAAGGTTTAACGACGTAGCCGCTGGCACCAGCCTGAGCAGCCGCAATAATATTCTCTTTCTTGGCTTCCGCCGTGACCATCAGCACCGGTAGCTTGCTCATCGCCGCATCCGCACGAATGGTCTTCAGCAGTTCCAGGCCGTCCATGTTGGGCATGTTCCAGTCGGAGACCACGAAATCAAAGCCGCCTGCGCGCAGTTTGTTCAGGGCATCCACACCATCTTCCGCTTCATCAACGTTGTTGAAGCCGAGCTCTTTCAGGAGGTTACGGACGATACGACGCATCGTATTGAAGTCGTCGACCACCAGAAACCGCATATTTTTATCAACCATACTCACTCCCGTTATTTTGTAGCCCGCTGGACGGGCGCTGCGTTAAATACGTAATGCCTGTCCGGCGCTAATTTTGGTCAGCATGTGCTGACTGATTTGGTGAAGATCCACCACTTCACTGGCTCCCCCGAGGGCAATTGCCTCTCGTGGCATGCCAAATACGACACAACTTGCTTCGTTCTGGGCGATAGTCCAGGCGCCCGCTTTGTTCATGGCCAGCAGACCTGCGGCACCGTCGTTACCCATCCCGGTCAGAATCACGCCAACGGCGTTTCGTCCTGCGTGCTGCGCTACTGATTTAAACAGCACGTCCACCGACGGTTTATGACGGTTGACCGGCGGTCCTTCATTCAGCTTGACCTGATAGTTGGCGCCGCTTCTTGCCAGTTCCAGATGCATTGCGCCTGGCGCAATGTAGGCGTGGCCGGGCAGAATACGCTCGCCATCTTCCGCCTCTTTCACCGTGATCTGGCAGAGCTTGTTCAGCCGCTCGGCAAAAGAGCGGGTAAAGCCTGGCGGCATGTGCTGCGTAATCAGCAGTGCCGGGCTGGTGGCGGGTAACGGTTGCAGCACATGCCTGATCGCTTCCGTACCGCCGGTCGAAGCGCCAATAGCTATCAGCTTTTCACTGCTCAGCAGCGGCCCCGCTTTCAGCATTACCGGCGTGGCCTGTGGCCCGCGCACGTGCAGCTTGGCTCTGGAGGCGGCGCGCACTTTGTCCGCTATCATCTGGCTGTAAGCCAGCATCCCTTCACGGATGCCCAGCGACGGTTTAGTGACAAAATCGACCGCACCCAGCTCCAGCGCGCGAAGCGTGACTTCCGAGCCTTTACCGGTCAGGGAAGAGACCATCACCACCGGCATAGGCCGCAAGCGCATCAGCTTTTCCAGGAAATCGAGTCCGTCCATACGCGGCATTTCCACATCCAGCGTCAGCACGTCCGGGTTAAACTCTTTGATCAAATCCCTTGCCACCAGCGGGTCTGGCGCCGAAGCCACCATCTCCATATCTGCATGGCTGTTTATGATTTCCGTCATCAACTGACGCATCAGCGCAGAATCATCTACGCATAACACTCTGATTTTTCCCATTATCTTTCCTTAGTCAGTCCGTAGACTGTCTGGCCGCGCAGATAAAACTCTTTACTGATCTGGCTAAAGTTCTCTGAATGTCCGGCAAACAGGATCCCGCCGGGTTTCAGCATGGGGACAAAGCGCCTTAAAATCTTTTCCTGCGTCTCTTTATCGAAATAGATCATGACATTGCGACAAAATATGGCGTCAAACGGTCCCGGCAGCGCCCACTCATTGCCCAGCAGATTGAGCTGCGCAAAGGTAATGCTGTTCGCCAGCTCCGGCCGGACTCTGACCATGCCTGAATGCGGGCCGGTGCCACGGAAAAAGAACTTTTGCAGCTGCTGAGGCGAGAGCGTACGTAGCTCTTCCTGGCGATAGACGCCGGACAACGCCTTCTCCAGCACCTGCGTGTCAATGTCACTGGCATGTACCTGAAACTTGCCCGGACCTGCTCCCAGCGTCTCGCTCAGCGTCATGGCGATGGAGTAAGGCTCCTCGCCAGTCGACGCTGCCGCACACCAGACGTTAAAGCTGCCGCTGCGCCGTTTGGCATGGTCTGCCAGAATCGGGAAGTGGTGCGCCTCGCGGAAAAACGCCGTCAGGTTAGTGGTCAGCGAGTTAATAAAAGCCTGCCACTCCGGGCTGTTGGAATCGCTCTCCAGCAGCGCAAGGTAACGACCAAAATCGTCTATGCCTAACATCCGCAAGCGGCGAACCAGGCGGTTGTAAACCATTTCTCGCTTATGATCGGCGAGAACGATGCCAGCGCGCTGGTAGATCAACTGACTGATACGCTTAAAGTGCGTATCGGATAACGGCAGGCGCTGAACCATCTGGGACAGCAGCGTGGCGTTCTCCTGCGGTGCTAACAACGTCGATTTTTTCATGTAGGGCTACCCTGCAAAGTACTGATTAAGGGGTTAAAACACAGCTATATTCCCTGTATGCCGATCCAGACCTGTTAGCGCATCCCCCGCGTCCAGTGAAAATCTCGTCACTGCGTTCGTCAGGTGTTCGGCTTGTGCTTCAAGGGCTTCTGTGGCTGCTGCCGCTTCCTCTACCAGCGCGGCGTTCTGTTGTGTCACCTGATCCATCTGGCTGACCGCCTGAGCGACCTGCTCAATGCCCCGGCGCTGCTCGTCCGATGCCGAAGCAATCTCACCCATGATGTCGTTCACGCGGGTGACGGACTGCACGATCTCTTCCATCGTTTCGCCAGCCGAGGCGACCAGTTCTGCGCCCTGATCGACGCGATTAACCGAGGCTTCAATCAGCGCTTTAATCTCTTTTGCTGCCTGCGCGCTGCGCTGCGCCAGGTTGCGAACTTCGCCAGCGACCACGGCAAACCCTCTGCCCTGCTCACCCGCGCGGGCCGCTTCCACCGCCGCATTCAGCGCCAGGATATTGGTCTGAAACGCAATGCCATCAATCACGCCGGTGATATCGCCAATTTTCTTCGAGCTGCTGGCAATCTCACTCATGGTGGTGACCACCTTGCTGGTCAGCGTGCCGCCTTTGTGTGCGGTGGTTGAAGCCTCTTTCGCCAGCTGAGAAGCCTGACGGGCATTCTCGGCATTGCCGGTTACTGTCGCCGTTAGCTGCTCCATGCTGGCCGCTGTTTCTGCCAGGGACGCCGCCTGCTGCTCGGTACGGGAGGACAAATCATTGTTGCCCGAAGCGATCTCACGAATGCCGGTTTGCATCGCATTCGTCCCATCCCGCACGCTGCTCACCGTTTCCGCCAGCGAGCGCTGCATCGCCTGTAAACTCATAAACAACTGGCTCAGCTCGTTGCGCCCATGCGCCTCGATTGTGCCGCCCAGGTTACCAGAAGCGATGCGTTCAAAATGACCGCGCATCCTGGAGAGAGGCGCAACCACCGCCTTGCGAACCCACCAGACCCCACCGAGCGTGACCAGCACCGAGAGCAGCACCGCCATGGCAAAGATCACTTTTGACTGATTATAAAAACCTTCACTCGCCTGATTAGTATGCTCACGCAGCACATCGATATGCTTCATCCAGCGGTTGTACTGCACCTGAAACTTGTTCTGAACGCCCTGCGTGGGCGAATCCAGGAAGTCCTGCAGCTGATAGTTCTGCAGGTAAGCGATCAGTTGCGAAAGTTCATGCGCGTAATCGTTATAAACACCGGTCATCGACTTCTTCAGTTCGACGCCTTCCGGGGTTACCACCGGGATAGCATCGAATTGCTTAAAAGCTTTATCGGCAGTATTCAGATCTTCCTGAGCCTTACTCATCAAACTTGTGACCTGATCGCGCGGTAAGCTCAGCGCGGCGCGGGTTCCCGCACGGCTCAGCGTCACGCGGGCGCTCAGTAAGGCGGCCCAGGTTTCTCCCAGCGCTTCACGCTGGTTACTGCTTACTTCCACTTCCTGTAAATTGCGGGCATCCAGACGGAACGAGTTAAACGACAGCCCGCTGCCCACAATTTGCATCAGACAAAACAGCCCCAGCAAAAAGAAGATTGCGGTAGAGATACGAATACGACTAACCATCAAAACCTCCGGGTGTTGCCGCCCAATCTGAGCGGCAAATAAGTGCGTCAGAACGTTTCCCAATTATCATTTGAAGCAGGCGCGGCAAGCGCTTTCGGTAAGGCTGCTGCCGGCTTCAAAAGTGGGTTTTTATTTGCCTTACTGCTATTAACGGCCTGGATGACATTTTCTTTACGAATTCTGAACACCGCGACCGCCTGAGTGAGTCGGCTGGCCTGCTGTTCCAGCGCAGCAGCGGCTGTAGCGGACTCTTCCACCAGCGAGGCGTTCTGCTGCGTTACCCGGTCCATCTCCGTCACGGCGGTACCAACCTGGTCTATCCCTTTGCTCTGCTCATCTGACGCAGAGGCGATTTCACCCATGATGTCCGTCACGCGCGTGACCGCACTGACGATATCCGCCATGGTTTCACCGGCGCTCTCTACCAGCACGGAACCGGTATCAACGCGGGCTACGGAATCCTCAATCAGTCCTTTAATTTCTTTCGCTGCCTGGGCACTGCGCTGCGCAAGGTTACGCACTTCGCCAGCCACTACCGCAAAGCCACGCCCCTGCTCACCCGCACGGGCAGCTTCAACGGCGGCGTTCAGCGCCAGGATATTGGTCTGGAAGGCGATCCCGTCGATCACGCTGGTAATATCGGCGATCTTTTTCGAGCTGCCGGCGATCTCATTCATGGTTTTCACCACGCCATCCACTACCTTGCCCCCTTTTTGCGCTGTCTCAGAGGCGCTCAGCGCCAGCTGTGAAGCCTGACGGGCGTTTTCGGCGTTCTGCTTCACGGTCGCGGTGAGCTGCTCCATGCTGGCCGCCGTTTGCTCCAGCGAGGCAGCCTGCTGTTCGGTCCGGGAAGAGAGGTCGTTATTGCCTGCGGAGATTTCACTGGCACCGGTATAGATAGCGTCAGAGCCGTCGCGCACATCGGTTACCGTACGCACCAGCGCCTGCTGCATATCACGCAGGCTGTCGGCAAGCTGCGTCATCTCGTTGCGGCCATGCGATTCAATAGACTGCGTCAGATCGCCGCTGGCGATATGACGGATATGATCGATATTGGTTTTTAACGGACGCAGCAGAATTTTGTAGATACCGCTCCAGGCCAGTGTAATCACCGTCAGCGTGATAATCAGCACGGCCAGCAGCAGCCACAACGTCTGCTGATACGCTTTCTGGTTGGCTTCGACGCCGTTGGCAGTGAGCTGGTTATTGGTCTCCAGCCACTCGTTATAGGTTTTCTCGAACTGGTCCTGATAACTCTGGGTCGGCTGGGCGACAAATTCAGCAAAGCGCCCGGCCTGCATCGCCACTATCAGCTCACCTAACGCATCGTGCAGCTGTTGATAATCGGCCTGCAGTCTCTTGACGTTTTCAGCCGATTTGCCCTTTTCTGACAAATTAGCGTTAAACACCGCCAGCGATTTATCCGCATTGCCGAGATCTTCCTGCGCCTGGGTCATCAGTTCTGCCACCGTGGCACCCGCGCCCGTCTGGCTGGCATCCTGCAGATAACGTATCCCGGCACGGTTCAGCGTATTGCGCGCCTGCACCAGTGAAACCCAGGATGTCCCCATCGCCTGCTGCAACGTCCGCAACTGCTGATTGAAGGCAAAATTGTCTTTGTCATTTTTGACCGTACTGAAAAACAACCCGCCCGTACCCAGCTGCAGCAGTGCAAACAGCACCAGCACGCTGACGAGGCCGGTAACAACCCTTATACGCTTGAACATGATTACCTCTGAATGAACAACAATTGGCACTGTTATCGGCACGGCGGGGGGGAACTTTATGCAGCTGTCCACCGATTGCCCGGCGGACAGCTCTGTTGCAGGTTTTCAGAAATTAAAAGGTTTCCCAGTTGCCTTCTGAGGCGACAGGCGCAGCGGCCTTACGCGCCGTGGCCTGAGCCGGACGGATGAGAGCGGGCGTTCGCAGCGCTGGCTTGATGCCCTGCTCTTTACGCACGCGGAATACGGCAACAGCCTGGGTCAGACGGCTCGCCTGATCTTCCAGCGCGGCGGCGGCGGTAGCTGACTCTTCCACCAGCGAGGCGTTCTGCTGCGTCACGCGATCCATCTCAGTTACGGCGGTGCCAACCTGGTCAATGCCTTTGCTCTGCTCATCTGACGCAGAGGCGATTTCGCCCATGATGTCAGTCACGCGAGTAACAGCGCTGACGATATCCGCCATCGTTTCACCCGCTGTCCCTACCAGGGCGGTGCCGCTGTTTACGCGAGTAACCGAGTCTTCGATCAGGCTTTTGATCTCTTTCGCTGCCTGTGCGCTGCGCTGAGCCAGATTGCGCACTTCACCTGCTACCACGGCAAACCCACGGCCCTGCTCACCGGCACGTGCGGCTTCTACCGCGGCGTTCAGTGCCAGGATGTTGGTCTGGAAAGCAATGCCGTCGATCACGCTGGTAATATCAGCAATTTTTTTGGAACTTCCGGCGATATCGCTCATGGTTTTCACCACGCCATCCACCACTTTTCCGCCTTTCATTGCCGTTTCAGAGGCGCTGAGCGCCAGCTGGGACGCCTGACGGGCGTTTTCCGCATTCTGCTTCACGGTGGCAGTCAGCTGCTCCATGCTGGCAGCGGTCTCTTCCAGCGAAGCGGCCTGCTGTTCGGTACGGGCAGAAAGATCGTTATTCCCTGCGGCAATTTCGCTGGCGCCGGTATAGATAGCGTCAGAGCCGTCGCGCACATCGCTGACGGTACGCACCAGCGCCTGCTGCATCGCCTGCAGGCTGGCTGCCAGCTGCGCCATTTCATTACGGCCTTCCACTTCAATCGTGTGCGTCAGGTCGCCGCCTGCGATATGAGTGATATGGCTAATGCTGGTTTGCAGCGGCGTGATCAGCACTTTACGCAGACCAACCCAGCAGAGCGCAATCAATGTCACCACCAGTACCATCACCGCACCGATCACCCACAGCATAGTGTTATAGGCCGCTTCGTTATCCGCCACGCCCTGCACGGTGATCACGCTCTGCGCATTACGCCAGGCGGTATAGGCCGTCTGCATGTCGTTTTGCTTCTGCTCAATGTTCAGCTTGAACATCTCGGTAAGCTGTTTATTGCCCAGCAGATCCAGCATCTGCGACAGCGCTTTTGAGTAAGCATCGTAGTTGCTTTCCAGGTTGGAAATCACTACCGGAGCCAGTCCTTTGGTGTTGGGAAGGTTTTTATATTTTGTATAATATTTATCCGCATCCGCCAGTAAACTTTTACCCTGTTCGCTGATATCGGTCAGAGAGGCGCTGTTGATGCTGTCAGCCGTTTCGCTCTGCAGGCGCAGCATGCCGCGGTTTAGCGTGATACGGGTCTGGTTCAGCGCAATCCATGCGTCGGTAAATGCCGCCACGTTGTCACTGGAGGTTTGTGCAATGGAGAAATTGTCTTTATCGCTGGTCAGTGCGCGAATAAACAGACCGCCGGAGATCAGCTGCATGGAACCGAAGACCAGCAGCACTAACAGCAGACTGGTGACCACTTTGATGCGTGTAAACATAGGGAGCCCTTGGTGTATTAAATGGAACAACATAAGATCTATCGGCGCGGAATTTTGAAACTTTATGTGGCAAAGGTGGGTTTTATAAGAGATATATTTTGTTATTTAAATCAAAGAGCAAACATTACTTTAGGATTTTGTAGTTAATTAAAGCGGCAGCTGGCGGGGTAATCGCCCTAGTTTCACCTTAAAAAAAGGGCCGTACGAGTTACGTACAGCCCTCTTTTAACGGTATGGCGCAGCCATCAGGCGCTGCGCAGCACGTCCACCAGCGCCATCTCTTCGCTGTTCAGCAGTTTCTCAATATCCACCAGGATCAGCATACGGTCGCCCAGTGCGCCGAGACCGGTCAGGTATTCGGTAGACATGGTGACCGCGAACTCCGGAGAAGGACGGATCTGATCGGTAGTCAGCGAAAGCACGTCAGAGACGCCATCCACTACGATGCCCACCACGCGCTGCACCAGATTCAGCACGATCACCACGGTGTTTTCGTTATAATCCACATCCGGCTGCGCAAACTTAATGCGCAGGTCGATGATTGGCACGATAACGCCGCGCAGGTTAGTCACACCTTTGATAAATGAAGGAGTGTTGGCAATACGGGTCACCTGGTCGTAACCACGGATCTCCTGCACCTTCAAAATATCAATGCCATACTCTTCGTCACCCAGCGTAAACACCAGGAACTCCTGGCCTACGGTTTCGCCAGCAAGTTTAGTGACAGTTGCCATTCCAGTCATAGTTCTACCCTTAATCGGTTAAAGTCAGGCCGCGGCTCCCGCCACACGCTTTTCACGGTTGAGAGACTGCAGTGCCGAAACATCGACAATCAGCGCCACGCTACCATCGCCCAGGATGGTGGCCGCAGAGATACCGGGCACTTTGCGATAGTTGCTTTCCAGATTTTTTACCACTACCTGGTGCTGTCCAATCAGCTGATCTACCAGCATTGCATAACGCTTTCCGGCGCTTTGCAGGATCACCACGATGCCCTGAGTCGCTTCGGTTTTTGCACCCTGCACGTCGAACACGTTCCACAGCTCCACCAGCGGCAGGTATTCGCCACGCACTTCCAGCACGCGCTCGCCTCCGGCCAGCGGATGCAGATCATCAGCCAGCGGTTGCAGCGACTCCATCACAGCATTCAGCGGCAGAATAAAGACTTCGTTCGCCACACGTACCGACATACCGTCAAGGATGGCGAGCGTCAGTGGCAGCAGGATACGGATGGTGGTGCCTTTGCCCTGCTTAGAGGAGATCTCGACATGGCCGCCCATCTCCTGGATATTTCGCTTCACCACGTCCATGCCCACACCGCGGCCGGAGACGTCGGTCACCTGCTCCGCCGTTGAGAAGCCAGGGGCGAAGATCAGCATGCCAACCTCTTCATCGCTCATCGACTCGCTGACCGGCAGGCCGGACGAGAGCGCTTTGGCGAGAATACGTTCACGGTTCAGGCCCGCACCGTCATCCACCACTTCAATGCAGATGTTGCCACCCTGATGCTCGGCGGAGAGCGTCAGGTTGCCTACCGCGTCTTTGCCCGCGGCCAGGCGTTTTTCAGGTGACTCGATACCGTGGTCCAGGCTGTTACGCACCAGGTGGGTTAACGGGTCAATAATGCGTTCGATCAGGCTCTTATCCAGTTCGGTAGAACTACCCTGCAGGGTCAGCTCTACCTCTTTGCCGAGCTTGCTCGCCAGGTCGCGAACCAGGCGCGGGAAGCGGCTGAAGACATACTCCATCGGCATCATACGGATGGACATTACTGATTCCTGCAGGTCACGGGCGTTACGTTCTAACTGCCCCATGCTGTTCAGCAGGTCGCCATGCGCCACCGGGTCCAGCTCGCCTGAACGCTGCGCCAGCATAGACTGGGTGATCACCAGCTCGCCCACCAGGTTAATCAGCTGATCCACTTTTTCCACCGCAACGCGGATGCTGGTAGATTCACTGGCTTTCGGCGCGGCCGCTTTTTTCGGCGCTTCACGTTTCACGGCAGGCGTGATGTCGCTGACGGTTGCCAGCGGCGCAGAAGGTTCTTCAACCGGCTCTTCGACCACCACTTCCGCTACCGGCGCAGGGGCACCGGCGGCGGGGAATTTGATTTGCGACTCTTCAATCACAAAGCAAAGCACGGCCACGATATCATCCTGACCTGCGGAGGAG belongs to Erwinia pyri and includes:
- the cheY gene encoding chemotaxis response regulator CheY, which codes for MVDKNMRFLVVDDFNTMRRIVRNLLKELGFNNVDEAEDGVDALNKLRAGGFDFVVSDWNMPNMDGLELLKTIRADAAMSKLPVLMVTAEAKKENIIAAAQAGASGYVVKPFTAATLEEKLGKIFEKLGM
- a CDS encoding protein-glutamate methylesterase/protein-glutamine glutaminase, which produces MGKIRVLCVDDSALMRQLMTEIINSHADMEMVASAPDPLVARDLIKEFNPDVLTLDVEMPRMDGLDFLEKLMRLRPMPVVMVSSLTGKGSEVTLRALELGAVDFVTKPSLGIREGMLAYSQMIADKVRAASRAKLHVRGPQATPVMLKAGPLLSSEKLIAIGASTGGTEAIRHVLQPLPATSPALLITQHMPPGFTRSFAERLNKLCQITVKEAEDGERILPGHAYIAPGAMHLELARSGANYQVKLNEGPPVNRHKPSVDVLFKSVAQHAGRNAVGVILTGMGNDGAAGLLAMNKAGAWTIAQNEASCVVFGMPREAIALGGASEVVDLHQISQHMLTKISAGQALRI
- the cheR gene encoding protein-glutamate O-methyltransferase CheR, which codes for MKKSTLLAPQENATLLSQMVQRLPLSDTHFKRISQLIYQRAGIVLADHKREMVYNRLVRRLRMLGIDDFGRYLALLESDSNSPEWQAFINSLTTNLTAFFREAHHFPILADHAKRRSGSFNVWCAAASTGEEPYSIAMTLSETLGAGPGKFQVHASDIDTQVLEKALSGVYRQEELRTLSPQQLQKFFFRGTGPHSGMVRVRPELANSITFAQLNLLGNEWALPGPFDAIFCRNVMIYFDKETQEKILRRFVPMLKPGGILFAGHSENFSQISKEFYLRGQTVYGLTKER
- a CDS encoding methyl-accepting chemotaxis protein, which encodes MVSRIRISTAIFFLLGLFCLMQIVGSGLSFNSFRLDARNLQEVEVSSNQREALGETWAALLSARVTLSRAGTRAALSLPRDQVTSLMSKAQEDLNTADKAFKQFDAIPVVTPEGVELKKSMTGVYNDYAHELSQLIAYLQNYQLQDFLDSPTQGVQNKFQVQYNRWMKHIDVLREHTNQASEGFYNQSKVIFAMAVLLSVLVTLGGVWWVRKAVVAPLSRMRGHFERIASGNLGGTIEAHGRNELSQLFMSLQAMQRSLAETVSSVRDGTNAMQTGIREIASGNNDLSSRTEQQAASLAETAASMEQLTATVTGNAENARQASQLAKEASTTAHKGGTLTSKVVTTMSEIASSSKKIGDITGVIDGIAFQTNILALNAAVEAARAGEQGRGFAVVAGEVRNLAQRSAQAAKEIKALIEASVNRVDQGAELVASAGETMEEIVQSVTRVNDIMGEIASASDEQRRGIEQVAQAVSQMDQVTQQNAALVEEAAAATEALEAQAEHLTNAVTRFSLDAGDALTGLDRHTGNIAVF
- a CDS encoding methyl-accepting chemotaxis protein, which produces MFKRIRVVTGLVSVLVLFALLQLGTGGLFFSTVKNDKDNFAFNQQLRTLQQAMGTSWVSLVQARNTLNRAGIRYLQDASQTGAGATVAELMTQAQEDLGNADKSLAVFNANLSEKGKSAENVKRLQADYQQLHDALGELIVAMQAGRFAEFVAQPTQSYQDQFEKTYNEWLETNNQLTANGVEANQKAYQQTLWLLLAVLIITLTVITLAWSGIYKILLRPLKTNIDHIRHIASGDLTQSIESHGRNEMTQLADSLRDMQQALVRTVTDVRDGSDAIYTGASEISAGNNDLSSRTEQQAASLEQTAASMEQLTATVKQNAENARQASQLALSASETAQKGGKVVDGVVKTMNEIAGSSKKIADITSVIDGIAFQTNILALNAAVEAARAGEQGRGFAVVAGEVRNLAQRSAQAAKEIKGLIEDSVARVDTGSVLVESAGETMADIVSAVTRVTDIMGEIASASDEQSKGIDQVGTAVTEMDRVTQQNASLVEESATAAAALEQQASRLTQAVAVFRIRKENVIQAVNSSKANKNPLLKPAAALPKALAAPASNDNWETF
- a CDS encoding methyl-accepting chemotaxis protein, whose product is MFTRIKVVTSLLLVLLVFGSMQLISGGLFIRALTSDKDNFSIAQTSSDNVAAFTDAWIALNQTRITLNRGMLRLQSETADSINSASLTDISEQGKSLLADADKYYTKYKNLPNTKGLAPVVISNLESNYDAYSKALSQMLDLLGNKQLTEMFKLNIEQKQNDMQTAYTAWRNAQSVITVQGVADNEAAYNTMLWVIGAVMVLVVTLIALCWVGLRKVLITPLQTSISHITHIAGGDLTHTIEVEGRNEMAQLAASLQAMQQALVRTVSDVRDGSDAIYTGASEIAAGNNDLSARTEQQAASLEETAASMEQLTATVKQNAENARQASQLALSASETAMKGGKVVDGVVKTMSDIAGSSKKIADITSVIDGIAFQTNILALNAAVEAARAGEQGRGFAVVAGEVRNLAQRSAQAAKEIKSLIEDSVTRVNSGTALVGTAGETMADIVSAVTRVTDIMGEIASASDEQSKGIDQVGTAVTEMDRVTQQNASLVEESATAAAALEDQASRLTQAVAVFRVRKEQGIKPALRTPALIRPAQATARKAAAPVASEGNWETF
- the cheW gene encoding chemotaxis protein CheW yields the protein MTGMATVTKLAGETVGQEFLVFTLGDEEYGIDILKVQEIRGYDQVTRIANTPSFIKGVTNLRGVIVPIIDLRIKFAQPDVDYNENTVVIVLNLVQRVVGIVVDGVSDVLSLTTDQIRPSPEFAVTMSTEYLTGLGALGDRMLILVDIEKLLNSEEMALVDVLRSA
- the cheA gene encoding chemotaxis protein CheA, coding for MDISDFYQTFFDEADELLADMEQHLLGLDPQEPDSEQLNAIFRAAHSIKGGAGTFGFTVLQETTHILENILDGARRGEMQLSTDIINLFLETKDIMQEQLDAYKTATEPNAETFEYICQMLRQLALEAKGEVIEPPKMLATAAAPAAAPAAGLRLALVDLRPNEIPLMLEELGNLGTVSDVVKGETSVELTLDSSAGQDDIVAVLCFVIEESQIKFPAAGAPAPVAEVVVEEPVEEPSAPLATVSDITPAVKREAPKKAAAPKASESTSIRVAVEKVDQLINLVGELVITQSMLAQRSGELDPVAHGDLLNSMGQLERNARDLQESVMSIRMMPMEYVFSRFPRLVRDLASKLGKEVELTLQGSSTELDKSLIERIIDPLTHLVRNSLDHGIESPEKRLAAGKDAVGNLTLSAEHQGGNICIEVVDDGAGLNRERILAKALSSGLPVSESMSDEEVGMLIFAPGFSTAEQVTDVSGRGVGMDVVKRNIQEMGGHVEISSKQGKGTTIRILLPLTLAILDGMSVRVANEVFILPLNAVMESLQPLADDLHPLAGGERVLEVRGEYLPLVELWNVFDVQGAKTEATQGIVVILQSAGKRYAMLVDQLIGQHQVVVKNLESNYRKVPGISAATILGDGSVALIVDVSALQSLNREKRVAGAAA